In Candidatus Dormiibacterota bacterium, the following are encoded in one genomic region:
- the murF gene encoding UDP-N-acetylmuramoyl-tripeptide--D-alanyl-D-alanine ligase codes for MARLSLAAIAKAVGGRLVLGRRPPVGGAEREIDGYSIDSRTVRPGDLFFAIVGPRMDGHDFVNAALAKGAAVAVVAKGTEAKYPDAPALVRVKDTTRALQDLGAHVRRARPLRVVGITGSAGKTTAKEMTAAVLGGRFSVLKSEGNLNNAYGLPLMLLRLGADHETAVLEMGMSYKGEIARLVEIADPDVGAILNVLRVHLEHFGTLDRIAEAKGELFRGMRKDAVAVYNADDRLVTRLGRAFAGPGISYGIGARQARVRAEAIEVEGLGGSRFVLRHDGGSVPVRLSLPGRHNIYNALAAASIGVACGLDDEEIRHGLESARPAGMRGVLHRLPNGIDVLDDSYNSNPAAMERAIEALTAAEPSGRRVLVSGDMLELGPYEGRAHVRLGKLAAEAGIDLFVAVGPQSARAADAARAAGAVEVRHFPDSESAAPFVVSAARPGDLVLVKGSRGMRMERVVEALLSKAGAPGAGGRP; via the coding sequence ATGGCCCGCCTGAGCCTGGCCGCGATCGCGAAGGCTGTGGGCGGCCGTCTGGTCCTCGGCCGGAGGCCGCCGGTGGGCGGAGCGGAGCGCGAGATCGATGGATACAGCATCGACTCGCGCACGGTGCGGCCGGGCGATCTGTTCTTCGCCATCGTCGGGCCGCGGATGGACGGCCACGACTTCGTGAACGCCGCCCTCGCGAAGGGAGCGGCCGTGGCGGTTGTGGCGAAGGGCACGGAGGCGAAGTACCCGGACGCGCCGGCGCTCGTCCGGGTCAAGGACACGACGCGGGCGCTGCAGGATCTCGGCGCGCACGTGCGCCGGGCGCGCCCGCTCCGCGTCGTCGGGATCACCGGCAGCGCCGGCAAGACCACGGCGAAGGAGATGACCGCGGCCGTGCTCGGAGGACGCTTCAGCGTCCTGAAGTCGGAAGGGAACCTGAACAACGCCTACGGGCTGCCGCTGATGCTCCTGCGACTGGGCGCGGACCACGAGACGGCGGTCCTGGAGATGGGGATGAGCTACAAGGGCGAAATCGCGCGTCTGGTCGAGATCGCCGACCCGGATGTCGGGGCGATCCTGAACGTCCTGCGGGTCCATCTCGAGCACTTCGGCACGCTGGACAGGATCGCCGAGGCGAAGGGGGAGCTGTTCCGGGGGATGCGGAAGGACGCGGTCGCCGTCTACAACGCCGACGATCGTCTGGTCACCCGACTGGGGCGGGCGTTCGCGGGACCGGGCATCTCCTACGGCATCGGCGCGAGGCAGGCCCGCGTCCGCGCCGAGGCCATCGAGGTGGAGGGGCTGGGCGGCTCGCGGTTCGTCCTGCGCCACGACGGCGGGAGCGTCCCCGTGCGTCTCTCCCTGCCGGGCCGGCACAACATCTACAACGCCCTCGCCGCCGCCTCGATCGGCGTCGCCTGCGGGCTGGACGACGAGGAGATCCGTCACGGCCTCGAGAGCGCCCGCCCCGCCGGGATGCGCGGTGTCCTGCACCGGCTGCCGAACGGCATCGACGTGCTGGACGATTCCTACAACAGCAACCCGGCGGCGATGGAGCGGGCCATCGAGGCCCTCACGGCCGCCGAGCCGAGCGGCCGGCGCGTCCTGGTCTCGGGCGACATGCTCGAGCTCGGCCCCTACGAGGGCAGGGCGCACGTCCGTCTCGGGAAGCTCGCCGCCGAGGCCGGGATCGATCTGTTCGTCGCCGTCGGCCCGCAGAGCGCGCGCGCCGCCGACGCCGCGCGCGCCGCGGGTGCCGTCGAGGTGCGTCATTTTCCCGATTCGGAATCGGCGGCCCCGTTCGTCGTCTCCGCCGCGCGCCCCGGCGATCTCGTCCTGGTGAAGGGATCGCGCGGCATGAGGATGGAGCGCGTCGTCGAGGCCCTCCTCTCGAAGGCGGGCGCGCCGGGCGCCGGAGGGCGCCCCTGA
- the murC gene encoding UDP-N-acetylmuramate--L-alanine ligase has product MLRKTRRIHFVGIGGIGMSGIAEVLINLGYQVTGSDLEEGATVKGLRALGGRITRGHAALNVGDADVVVISSAVKPDNPEVLEARRRQIPVIPRAEMLAELMRIKYGIAIAGSHGKTTTTSMVAQVLSGAGLDPTIIIGGRLNVLGSNAKLGRGDLLVAEADESDGSFLRLTPTIAVVTNIDAEHLDHYGDLSRLQTAFADFLNKVPFYGVGVVCLDDTRVQEILPRLSRRVVTYGFTAQADLSASDIELQGFKAAYTVLLQGKKIGGITLRVPGRHSIANSLAAIACGLDLEVPFETIAAELSRFSGADRRFQLKGEHGGIMVIDDYGHHPSEILATLAAAKKGFGRRTVVVFQPHRFTRVQALLNEFARAFYDADVLAVCDIYPAGEAPIPGVTVEAVAQAIKTHGHKDVTLVKSLKDVPDWLKERAREGDMVITMGAGSVYKAGEEFVRHLRK; this is encoded by the coding sequence ATGCTCCGCAAGACGCGCCGCATCCATTTCGTCGGGATCGGAGGGATCGGCATGAGCGGCATCGCCGAGGTCCTGATCAACCTCGGCTACCAGGTGACGGGGAGCGACCTCGAGGAAGGGGCCACGGTCAAAGGGCTGAGGGCCCTGGGCGGCCGGATCACCCGCGGTCACGCGGCCTTGAACGTCGGGGACGCGGACGTCGTCGTCATCTCCTCGGCCGTGAAACCTGACAACCCGGAGGTGCTGGAGGCGCGCCGCAGGCAGATCCCGGTGATCCCGCGCGCCGAGATGCTGGCCGAGCTGATGCGGATCAAGTACGGCATCGCCATCGCCGGCTCGCACGGCAAGACCACGACCACGTCGATGGTGGCGCAGGTGCTGTCGGGCGCCGGCCTCGACCCGACGATCATCATCGGCGGGCGGCTCAACGTCCTCGGCAGCAACGCCAAGCTCGGGCGCGGCGACCTGCTGGTCGCCGAGGCGGACGAGAGCGACGGGTCGTTCCTGCGCCTCACGCCGACCATCGCCGTGGTGACCAACATCGACGCCGAGCACCTCGACCATTACGGCGACCTGTCGCGTCTGCAGACCGCCTTCGCCGATTTCCTGAACAAGGTGCCGTTCTACGGCGTCGGCGTCGTCTGCCTCGACGACACGCGCGTGCAGGAGATCCTGCCCCGCCTGTCGCGGCGCGTCGTGACCTACGGGTTCACGGCGCAGGCCGACCTGTCGGCGTCCGACATCGAGCTCCAGGGATTCAAGGCGGCGTACACGGTGCTGCTGCAGGGGAAGAAGATCGGGGGGATCACGCTGCGCGTGCCGGGGCGCCACAGCATCGCCAACTCGCTGGCGGCGATCGCCTGCGGTCTCGACCTCGAGGTGCCGTTCGAGACGATTGCCGCCGAGCTCTCGCGCTTCAGCGGCGCCGACCGCCGCTTCCAGCTGAAGGGGGAGCACGGCGGGATCATGGTCATCGACGACTACGGGCACCACCCCTCGGAGATCCTGGCGACCCTCGCGGCCGCCAAGAAGGGGTTCGGCCGGCGCACCGTGGTCGTGTTCCAGCCGCACCGCTTCACGCGCGTGCAGGCGCTCCTGAACGAGTTCGCGCGCGCCTTCTACGACGCCGACGTCCTGGCGGTGTGCGACATCTACCCGGCCGGCGAGGCTCCGATCCCCGGCGTCACGGTCGAGGCGGTGGCGCAGGCGATCAAGACCCACGGCCACAAGGACGTGACGCTCGTGAAGAGCCTGAAGGATGTGCCGGACTGGCTCAAGGAGCGCGCGCGCGAGGGGGACATGGTGATCACGATGGGCGCCGGCAGCGTCTACAAGGCCGGCGAGGAGTTCGTCAGGCACTTGCGGAAGTGA
- the ftsW gene encoding putative lipid II flippase FtsW, translating into MARKLAFDRTLFGVGIGLTLFGLVMIYSASAVIALERFGNAHLFLVKQAIAAAVGIGGMVVAMHIDYRRLLKRPVVYFGILVSTVLLIVALASDRTHQVHRWIVLGPAQFQPSEIGKLALVLFLAYLMARKEAQVNDVVGTIIPCAVVVGQLALLVYLQPDLGTAAIYILLTIVLLFLAGLRWKYLLVSGGACAVAIGLLILQAPYRVRRILSFMNPDDDPLGAGFQVRQSILAVASGGLHGQGVGESRQKLFFLPEPHTDFVFSVISEELGLIGAAAVIAAFGVLFWRGVVAAAGAPDRGGYYLGMGITTWFVAQAMMNMAVTLGLMPTKGIPLPFLSYGGSSLVVSLCALGVLLNISQHSS; encoded by the coding sequence ATGGCGCGCAAGCTGGCATTCGACAGGACGCTGTTCGGAGTCGGGATCGGGCTCACGCTGTTCGGCCTGGTCATGATCTACAGCGCCTCGGCCGTGATCGCCCTGGAGCGCTTCGGCAACGCCCACCTGTTTCTCGTCAAGCAGGCGATCGCGGCGGCAGTCGGCATCGGCGGGATGGTGGTCGCGATGCACATCGACTACCGGCGTCTCCTGAAACGGCCGGTCGTCTACTTCGGCATCCTCGTGAGCACTGTGCTGCTGATCGTCGCCCTGGCCTCCGACCGCACGCACCAGGTGCACCGCTGGATCGTCCTGGGACCCGCGCAGTTCCAGCCGTCCGAGATCGGCAAGCTGGCGCTCGTGCTGTTCCTGGCCTACCTGATGGCCCGCAAGGAGGCGCAGGTGAACGACGTGGTCGGGACGATCATCCCCTGCGCCGTCGTCGTCGGGCAGCTGGCGCTCCTGGTCTACCTGCAGCCCGATCTCGGCACCGCTGCGATCTACATCCTCCTGACGATCGTCCTCCTGTTCCTGGCCGGCCTGCGCTGGAAGTACCTGCTGGTCTCGGGCGGCGCCTGCGCCGTCGCGATCGGTCTCCTGATCCTGCAGGCGCCTTACCGCGTGCGCCGCATCCTCTCGTTCATGAATCCGGACGACGACCCGCTGGGGGCCGGCTTCCAGGTGCGCCAGTCGATCCTGGCGGTGGCCAGCGGCGGCCTGCACGGCCAGGGCGTCGGGGAGAGCCGCCAGAAGCTGTTCTTCCTGCCCGAGCCGCACACCGATTTCGTGTTCTCGGTGATTTCGGAGGAGCTGGGTCTCATCGGCGCCGCGGCGGTGATCGCCGCGTTCGGCGTGCTGTTCTGGCGCGGCGTCGTGGCCGCGGCCGGGGCGCCGGACCGGGGCGGGTACTACCTCGGGATGGGGATTACCACCTGGTTCGTGGCGCAGGCGATGATGAACATGGCGGTGACGCTCGGCCTGATGCCGACGAAGGGCATCCCGCTGCCGTTCCTGTCGTACGGCGGCTCGAGCCTGGTCGTCAGTCTGTGCGCTCTCGGGGTGCTGCTGAACATCTCGCAGCATTCGTCCTAG
- the mraY gene encoding phospho-N-acetylmuramoyl-pentapeptide-transferase → MLYHLLFSFYPDIRIMNVVRYITFRTALATLTALLISLALGPGLIRRLREFQIGQHIRPEGPLSHQTKKGTPTMGGLLILIAVALPSLLWADLTNPFVWMVLVSMLLYGVIGFADDYLKITRKRSLGLTSLQKFALQIVVALCLGLWLLWLADQGRYTTQFSFPFFKKWTPDLGALYVPWAMLVIVGAANAVNLTDGLDGLAIGSSMIASATYTILAYIAGHAKVAGYLDVPNVKGGGEIAIICGSLVGASLGFLWFNCNPAEVFMGDVGSMAIGATLGTVAVVIKQEILLVFVGGLFVVEALSVILQVGSFRLRGRRIFRMAPIHHHFELGGWPEQRVVIRFWIVAIIFALLGLSTLKLR, encoded by the coding sequence ATGCTCTATCACCTGCTGTTCTCTTTCTATCCCGACATCAGGATCATGAACGTCGTCCGGTACATCACCTTCCGGACCGCGCTCGCGACGTTGACCGCTTTGCTGATCAGTCTCGCCTTAGGACCGGGGCTGATCCGAAGATTGCGGGAGTTCCAGATTGGGCAGCACATCAGACCCGAGGGACCTCTTTCCCACCAAACGAAAAAAGGAACACCCACCATGGGGGGGCTTCTCATCTTAATTGCGGTGGCGCTCCCCTCCCTCCTCTGGGCAGATCTCACCAACCCATTTGTGTGGATGGTTCTCGTATCCATGCTCCTCTACGGGGTCATCGGCTTCGCCGACGACTACCTCAAAATCACTCGGAAGAGGTCCCTCGGGCTGACTTCGCTGCAGAAATTCGCGTTGCAGATTGTCGTGGCGCTGTGCTTGGGTCTGTGGCTCCTGTGGCTCGCCGATCAGGGGCGCTACACGACGCAGTTCTCGTTTCCGTTCTTCAAGAAGTGGACACCCGACCTGGGAGCTCTCTACGTCCCCTGGGCGATGCTGGTGATCGTCGGAGCGGCGAACGCGGTCAATCTCACCGACGGGCTCGACGGCCTGGCGATCGGCTCCTCGATGATCGCTTCGGCGACGTATACGATCCTCGCCTACATCGCCGGTCACGCGAAGGTCGCCGGCTACCTCGACGTCCCGAACGTCAAGGGGGGCGGGGAGATTGCGATCATCTGCGGTTCGCTGGTGGGGGCGTCGCTCGGCTTCCTGTGGTTCAACTGCAACCCGGCGGAAGTGTTCATGGGCGACGTCGGCTCGATGGCGATCGGCGCCACGCTCGGGACGGTGGCGGTCGTGATCAAGCAGGAGATCCTGCTGGTGTTCGTGGGCGGCTTGTTCGTCGTCGAGGCTCTGTCGGTGATCCTGCAGGTGGGCTCGTTCCGGCTGCGGGGCAGGCGGATCTTCCGGATGGCGCCCATCCACCACCATTTCGAGCTCGGGGGCTGGCCGGAGCAGAGGGTCGTGATCCGCTTCTGGATCGTCGCCATCATCTTCGCTCTCCTCGGGCTGTCCACGCTCAAGCTGCGGTAG
- a CDS encoding UDP-N-acetylmuramoyl-L-alanyl-D-glutamate--2,6-diaminopimelate ligase: MQLGQILEGIQDARLSGDPKTPIRGLAYDSRAVEPGFLFAALHGEKSDGNDYVEQAIDRGANAVLSRRAPDRIGAKVAWVQVDSDRRGLALAARNYYGRPDQRMLMIGVTGTNGKTTVCFLLEAILRVAGLKPCILGTVMYRYNRDETKAGRTTPESLDLYRLLDRYATAGARSCAMEVSSHALVLERVAGVDFKAAVFTNLTQDHLDFHGTMDAYFGAKAILFRDLSGAAVAVLNADDPHARRLRSLTKARVVTFGESEGADVRLSSVQAAVSGTGIILQIAAGPAATPGGRLEVRSPLLGRPNALNMAAAAAAALALGVGHDAVARGLGSVTGVPGRFERIDEGQPFTVLVDYAHTDDALKNLLLAVRDLRPRRIVTVFGCGGDRDRGKRPLMGFAAAAGSDIVVVTSDNPRSEDPMAIIEEILPGTRRAHTGDPGGQSGKERCLVIPDRKEAIRRALSLAEEGDCVVIAGKGHETYQILGERTIPFDDREVARDILRSARRSSRHGPLAG; this comes from the coding sequence GTGCAGCTCGGGCAGATTCTCGAAGGCATCCAGGACGCGCGGCTCAGCGGCGATCCGAAGACGCCGATTCGCGGGCTGGCCTACGACTCGCGCGCCGTCGAGCCGGGGTTCCTGTTCGCCGCCCTGCACGGCGAGAAAAGCGACGGGAACGACTACGTCGAGCAGGCGATCGACCGGGGGGCGAACGCGGTGCTGTCGCGCCGCGCGCCGGACCGCATCGGGGCGAAGGTCGCCTGGGTGCAGGTCGACAGCGACCGGCGCGGGCTGGCCCTTGCGGCGCGCAACTATTACGGGAGGCCCGACCAGCGGATGCTGATGATCGGCGTCACCGGCACCAACGGGAAGACGACGGTCTGTTTCCTCCTGGAGGCGATTCTGAGGGTTGCCGGGCTCAAGCCGTGCATTCTGGGGACGGTGATGTACCGGTACAACCGCGACGAGACCAAGGCCGGGCGGACGACACCGGAGTCGCTCGACCTGTACCGCCTCCTCGATCGATACGCCACCGCCGGGGCGCGCTCCTGCGCCATGGAGGTCTCGTCGCACGCGCTGGTGCTCGAGAGGGTGGCCGGCGTCGATTTCAAGGCCGCCGTGTTCACGAACCTGACGCAGGACCACCTGGACTTCCACGGCACGATGGACGCGTATTTCGGCGCGAAGGCAATCCTGTTCCGGGACCTGTCCGGCGCCGCGGTGGCGGTCCTGAACGCCGACGACCCGCACGCCCGGCGCCTGCGCTCCCTGACGAAGGCGCGCGTCGTCACCTTCGGCGAGTCGGAGGGGGCGGACGTCCGGCTGTCGTCCGTGCAGGCCGCCGTCAGCGGCACAGGGATCATCCTTCAGATCGCGGCCGGCCCCGCCGCGACGCCCGGCGGGCGCCTCGAGGTCCGCTCGCCTCTCCTCGGCCGGCCGAACGCCCTGAACATGGCGGCTGCCGCAGCCGCCGCCCTGGCGCTCGGTGTCGGGCATGACGCCGTCGCCCGGGGCCTGGGATCGGTGACCGGCGTCCCGGGGCGCTTCGAGCGGATCGACGAGGGACAGCCGTTCACCGTCCTGGTCGATTACGCCCACACGGACGACGCCCTGAAGAACCTCCTCCTGGCGGTGCGCGATCTCAGGCCGCGGCGCATCGTGACGGTGTTCGGCTGCGGCGGCGACCGGGACAGGGGCAAGCGCCCGCTGATGGGGTTCGCGGCGGCGGCCGGGAGCGACATCGTGGTCGTGACGTCGGACAACCCGCGGAGCGAGGATCCGATGGCGATCATCGAGGAGATCCTGCCGGGGACACGCCGCGCGCACACCGGCGATCCCGGCGGGCAGAGCGGGAAGGAGCGCTGCCTGGTGATCCCGGATCGCAAGGAGGCGATCCGGCGCGCCCTGTCCCTCGCCGAGGAGGGAGATTGCGTCGTGATCGCCGGCAAGGGGCACGAGACGTACCAGATCCTGGGCGAGCGGACCATCCCGTTCGACGATCGCGAGGTCGCGCGGGACATTCTGAGGTCGGCGCGGCGATCGTCGCGTCATGGGCCTCTCGCCGGGTGA
- the murD gene encoding UDP-N-acetylmuramoyl-L-alanine--D-glutamate ligase, producing the protein MNALPDSPTPPRLAGSRVVVVGASKSGVAMARFLMSRQAAVVLTDAKPAAALGPEVAALGRAGAKLELGGHDASSFAAADLVAVSPGVPLTIGPIAGAKAKGVRVAGEIELASWFLKGLLIGITGTNGKSTTTALTAHILSRAGLKATACGNIGLPLTDLIDKDSPDHYYVIELSSFQLEGIDSFRPWIAALLNLAPDHQDRYESEVPYYQAKSRIFRNQGASDHAILNRDDPEVWGLASTIRARVHPFSRTTLVDGGACLKDDRIVVRREGRDIRAIPLASIRLFGTHNVENVMTALLVADLCGVPLPRAERALADFRGLPHRLEKVRELDGVTWYNDSKATNVAATMKSLESFAGGIVLILGGKDKGGDFTRLVPLIRERVAHLVLMGKARDVIAAQLGSIVPTTKVATLKEAVEAARVEAGPGGVVLLAPACASFDQYSGFEERGEDFRGLVQALGPRS; encoded by the coding sequence ATGAACGCGCTTCCTGATTCGCCGACCCCTCCCCGACTCGCCGGGAGCCGCGTCGTCGTGGTGGGGGCCTCGAAGAGCGGCGTCGCCATGGCGCGCTTCCTCATGTCGCGTCAGGCCGCCGTCGTCCTGACGGACGCGAAACCGGCCGCGGCCCTCGGCCCGGAGGTCGCGGCTCTCGGTCGCGCGGGGGCGAAGCTCGAGCTCGGCGGGCACGACGCCTCGAGCTTCGCGGCCGCCGATCTCGTCGCCGTGAGTCCCGGCGTGCCGCTCACGATCGGACCGATCGCCGGGGCGAAGGCGAAGGGGGTGCGCGTCGCGGGGGAGATCGAGCTGGCGTCGTGGTTCCTGAAGGGGCTCCTGATCGGCATCACCGGGACCAACGGCAAGAGCACGACGACCGCCCTCACCGCCCACATCCTGTCGCGCGCCGGGCTCAAGGCCACGGCCTGCGGCAACATCGGGCTGCCTCTGACCGACCTGATCGACAAGGATTCGCCGGACCACTACTACGTCATCGAGCTGTCGTCCTTCCAGCTCGAGGGGATCGACTCGTTCCGTCCCTGGATCGCCGCCCTCTTGAACCTCGCTCCCGACCACCAGGACCGCTACGAGTCCGAGGTCCCGTACTACCAGGCCAAGTCGCGCATCTTCAGGAATCAGGGGGCGTCCGACCACGCCATCCTGAACCGGGACGATCCCGAGGTCTGGGGCCTGGCGAGCACGATCCGGGCGCGCGTCCACCCGTTCAGCAGGACGACGCTCGTCGACGGCGGCGCCTGTCTCAAGGACGATCGCATCGTGGTCCGCCGGGAGGGACGCGACATCCGGGCGATCCCCCTTGCGTCGATCCGGCTGTTCGGAACGCACAACGTCGAGAACGTCATGACGGCGCTCCTCGTCGCCGATCTGTGCGGCGTGCCGCTGCCGCGGGCCGAGCGCGCGCTGGCCGATTTCCGGGGGCTGCCGCACCGGCTCGAGAAGGTGCGGGAGCTCGATGGAGTGACCTGGTACAACGACTCCAAGGCGACCAACGTCGCGGCCACGATGAAGTCGCTGGAGAGCTTTGCGGGAGGGATCGTGCTGATTCTCGGCGGCAAGGACAAAGGGGGCGATTTCACGCGGCTCGTTCCGCTCATCCGCGAGCGCGTGGCGCACCTCGTGCTCATGGGCAAGGCGCGCGACGTCATCGCGGCGCAGCTCGGGTCGATCGTCCCGACGACGAAGGTCGCGACCCTCAAGGAGGCCGTCGAGGCGGCGCGGGTGGAAGCCGGTCCCGGCGGCGTCGTCCTCCTGGCGCCCGCGTGCGCCTCGTTCGACCAGTACAGCGGATTCGAGGAGCGCGGCGAAGACTTCCGCGGCCTCGTCCAGGCCCTCGGGCCGAGGTCCTGA
- the murG gene encoding undecaprenyldiphospho-muramoylpentapeptide beta-N-acetylglucosaminyltransferase yields MADTIVVAGGGTGGHLYPGISIAQEIETRRPGVEIVFAGAGTSLERTILAPHGYRLIAIRSGGVVGKSLTGRIRGIGRAMAGFAQSIRTLMRKRPRVVIGVGGYASGPLVLAAVMLRVPSLIHEQNYYPGLTNRLLAPWVRRVAVSFEETRRYFGGRGVVTGNPIRAEFRQAKRKARGDTFNVLIFGGSQGAKAINGAVVEALPHLKEQRPALRFLHGTGAADHGRVAAAYQAAGFEAQVLPYITDILRAYEWADLVLARAGAGSVSEIAVCGKASILVPLPTSAHDHQRYNARKFAEAGASLLMEESSLTGEALAQALLRLRSDPGRVSAMERSALLLARPDAAVRIVDMVAEMQAW; encoded by the coding sequence GTGGCCGACACGATCGTCGTCGCCGGAGGCGGAACCGGAGGGCACCTGTACCCCGGCATCTCGATCGCCCAGGAGATCGAGACGCGGCGCCCGGGGGTCGAGATCGTGTTCGCGGGTGCGGGCACGAGCCTGGAGCGGACGATCCTGGCCCCGCACGGGTACAGGCTGATCGCCATCCGGAGCGGCGGTGTCGTGGGCAAGTCGCTGACCGGGAGGATACGCGGGATCGGACGGGCGATGGCCGGCTTCGCCCAGTCGATCCGGACGCTCATGCGCAAGAGACCGAGAGTGGTGATCGGGGTCGGCGGCTATGCCTCCGGGCCCCTGGTCCTGGCGGCGGTGATGCTGCGCGTCCCGAGCCTGATCCACGAGCAGAACTACTACCCCGGTCTGACCAACCGGCTGCTGGCGCCGTGGGTGCGCCGTGTGGCGGTGTCGTTCGAGGAGACCCGGCGCTATTTCGGCGGGCGCGGCGTGGTGACCGGGAACCCGATCCGCGCCGAGTTCCGTCAGGCGAAGCGCAAGGCGCGGGGCGACACGTTCAACGTGCTGATCTTCGGAGGGAGCCAGGGGGCGAAGGCGATCAACGGCGCGGTCGTCGAGGCGCTCCCCCACTTGAAGGAGCAGCGGCCCGCCCTGCGCTTCCTGCACGGCACCGGGGCCGCCGACCACGGGCGGGTCGCCGCCGCGTACCAGGCCGCGGGCTTCGAGGCCCAGGTGCTGCCGTACATCACGGACATCCTGAGGGCTTACGAGTGGGCCGATCTCGTGCTCGCGCGCGCCGGGGCCGGCAGCGTGTCGGAGATCGCCGTCTGCGGGAAGGCGTCGATCCTCGTTCCCCTGCCCACCTCGGCCCACGACCACCAGCGCTACAACGCGCGCAAGTTCGCGGAGGCGGGCGCGTCGCTTCTGATGGAGGAGTCGTCCCTCACCGGTGAGGCGCTGGCGCAGGCCCTGCTGCGGCTGCGCTCCGACCCGGGGCGGGTGTCCGCGATGGAGCGCTCGGCCCTTCTCCTGGCGCGCCCCGACGCCGCCGTCCGGATTGTGGACATGGTCGCGGAGATGCAGGCATGGTGA